ttcataaaatgcGTTTATCAGTTTTACACTAAAACTTGagcaatcaattaaaaatgttattataATCCGTCAACATAAGAAATACGAGTAtatgttttttataaatatttgattacTACTATTGATTACAATTAATATGGTtataattaagataaaataataaaaaaatataataaataatttcgaCTGAATCACTCTCATATGGATGCATACGAGCAAAATGAGAGGAGGTTGTGAATGATTGAGAAGGGGAAGAAACTGTAAAGGTGAGGAAGAGGCGTCGAAGCAGGTGGGAGTACAAGGCGACAATAGAGAGGCAGCGTGGGGAGTTATTGAGAATAAGGCGTGTGCTTTGTATACAAATCTACGTACAAATTTTGGGCTTTAATAGATTGGGTTGTTCTCTGATTAATTCGATACGTGGATGTATATAATTTGTGAATACTAATTATAAGCATGagatttgaaaaatgaatgagaatttataacaaataattttgatagatAAAGAAGAAGCACCACCTTGACATGAAGACCCGATCTTAAGTCTACCATTGAACACCTAACCTAATGCAATTATTATAagaatttagaattaaaaaaagaaaatcattatttacataaaagtaaatgagttgaaaggaaagaaaaaagaaaaggaaagtgggGGTGGCCGTTATTGAAATGGAAAGTGAAGATGGAGATAAATACCAGCTGCTTTATCCATTGCAATTCCCAGAAGATTATCCATTCACCTCGATCTTTGAACTGAATTTCCCATCTTTAAATCGCCCCCCTTATCGAACTCCACTTGGAATTCCCGGAACCATGATGGGCCACCAAAATCACCACCACCAGGATCACCAATCCAAGGTCTTGTACGAGCTCTCCGCCCTAGTTTTGAACATCATTCGCTCGCCGCCCACGGCCGCCCCGCGGCGGAGGTGGGACGCCCTCTCCTTCCAGAGCATGACGCCCGCGGGATTCGCCTCCCTGCTCCTCGGGATCTCGCTCTCGCTCATGCTCTGCGGATCGGTCACGTTTTTCTTAGGTTTTATGTTGATGCCTTGGGTTCTCGGATTGGTTGTGTTCTTGTATTTTGTGGGGATTGTTTCCAGTATTTCGATGATTGGGAGAGCCATTCTGTGTCACAATCCCGCGCCTCCGTCGCCCACCAAGGAGATTCCTTGTGAGTATTGCTCCCAATTTTGCTTCAAGGAGATCATAGTTTGAGCTAGATTTGCTCAGTGTTGTTCTTTGATTTCACAATTGTTCGAGTTAACTTAGAATTCaattaagttgaattttgCTGTGATTTTCcttcaagattcaatttttaggTTAAGTTGAATGTACTAATCTTCGTGGATCATAGTTCGAGCTAGAGAAGGCCTCTTGGGATGAAGActtgaattggaattggaataggagaggtgtgtgtttgttgttttttagtttgatttagTTTTAGATGTAGCTTTTTAGTTGTATTTAGTTTTAGATTTAGGTTTTTTAGTTGGATTtagatttagatttagtttcaGCTGTTTTGTTCGAGTCCAACTCTATTCTGTTAAGGAATTGAGTAAGTAGGAGAGGTTTGTTTTGGTTGTTTTCTAGTTTTAGATATAGTTTCAGCTGTCTTGCTTGAAAAATCGAACTCTATCCCCGTGAAGGATTGAGTAAATAGGATAGGTGTTTTGGGTTGTTTTCTAGTTATAGATTTAGTTTCAGTTGTTATGTTTGAGTCGAATTCCGTTTCCAACTAGAATTAGAAGTTGAGTTAATTTTTGTTGCCTATAAGCTTTCTTGCTAGAATTAGAAGTTGAGTAAGGTCGAACCCCGTCGCCTTAAGGGATTGAGGTTATCTTTTCATTTCCAACTACTAGTAGGATTTTTGTTGCCTATTGGCTTTCCTTGCTGGTTTGATGGTTAGCTTTTGAATTGAAGTGGACTTTGAGTTTCTGTATCTGTTTGTAGCGTTTTTCTCGTAAGTTCAGTCATTCTTGTAAGCTATTTGGCATCAAATTCCTACTGCATATGTTTCCTAATGCAGTTACCAGCAATACTATCTCTCTGTTTTCGGTCTCATGTGATTACAAGCATCACACAAATTAGGTTGGACAACGACTAAACATAAGCCTGCCTTTGATTGAGACACATCTTAGATCAATCTACTCGGATCTCAGAATCAATGTTGTGATCCATCTTAGGACTCCACAATACATCTCTTGTTATTATCCGGTTAAAGCAGTTAGTTAATTCTCCACGGAAATACATACATTCATTCATGTCTCACACCGTAAATTCTCTATGTTTCGCCTTTGTATTCTCGTGCTCGTTAATTTATTGAGGATTTTGGTTTATACTCTGTGTTGCAGCGTGGAAGGTGTTGTGATAGGTCGGTGGGTAGCCATGGCGGTGGAAGGAGTTTGCAGCGCCATCGTTGTGTGCTTGCCCGTTGCAGGACTGTGGATACATCTCCTTGAATGAtactttttgttgatttggaGTTAGCAAATTCTCTATCAAGTTGAAGGGAAACAAACTACTTTCATCATTTGAAGATGAGACATTCATTCTAGCTGTGTTTTTTTCTGGTTAGGTGGAAACAGCAGCactctatatttatttctccATATGTTGCAGTATCTCTTGAGAGGGATTGATTTTTGAGCTTTTTGtgtgtatattattatatactgtGTAATGAATTCTTCTCTCTTTCAAATGTATTCTgttcctttcttcttttttttttgcttacaTTGGTTGAATTATTAACCCCTCCCTTCAGATGTGTACTTTTCATTCACTATTTCATTTGGTATTATGTAAACAAAAGGTTATTgcaattaatttatactatttgtGTGAACCATTCATTCGAAatgttcttttatttcttcttcttcttcttcttttaatGCTGTATAGTATTTCGAATTATggttttcatttaaaattttaattatcattttattattaaatattgataggaattatttattgatattttattgtaaataaaaatatatgagtAAATATATATGCTCCAATCAGggaattaataatattttttcaaaaagaaatgattcaaaaattcaagttcttttaaaataagaatgatagttttataaaaagtaGCGCCCATGTCTGATTGTTGAAACAATTACTAATAAACAagtgtataaataaatttccttaaattgattatatctaataatatatatgagggtcaaaatatttaaaacatgataaaattaataacataatcagtttaaataaaatcggTAGGGTGCtattcaaaattcaagataTCATATACATaccatttatataaatttatctttattcttattaatggttttccttttccttattatattttggtgaTGAATCAACGCTGAGTAAAATCAAGATACGTTTTTTAGGAGTTTGACTAAATTAATGTTTCAAAAATACATTATGATATAAGGGTATTTTTAAAGTCTAGCTTGGTTTAAATTAATGATTGTATGgaataaaatcattaattcGTGCAACATTAGGATCTCTACCACAAAACAAATTCTCTTGTGAGATCACGTTCAATGTCAATCCATTTATCTATTTgaaacgagaaaaaaaaaatttgtttagaTCGAATAGGTTGACTTTGTTGGCCTTGTGATGCATTGCCACCAATTGTTATATCCTTCAATTATAAAAGGGTAACATGCTACAAcaagtatataattaattaattaattaattatattgtttgaaTTCCACCTAAATCTTCAAgaaagtttaatttattaagattttgaagatcgaaatattttttagaaagTCTTTAAGACATTCTATAATAGCACAGACCTTTCAACgttataaatatgaattttttgggCATTAAATAGTGAGACCGTTTGTTTTGAAagtttattattcaaattttcacaaTTCATCTATCCCCGTGTAAAAAATTACAAGGTGTGTGTAATATGTACGTATTTTGAATTCTAAatcaaaagttaaaattttcaaataatttgttaaataacTAAGACTAGTAAATATTaagtttaatatatttttatttgttaatctTGCATTTGGTTAATTTCTTAAGCATATTTGGTTAACTTGATGAAATAGGTTAATTAGTTGAAAACATGGAGCAAAAAGGGCTACAATCATGAGCAGAAGATTCAAAGGGAGGAATGAGGAATATTTTTGGTCCTCAGCAACAAATGGACTCCAGAGAGAGTAAGTGATGGTGAATTATAAAGGTGGTGGAAAAGCAATGAGGAATCTATTGATTTTAGCaaatattgtgatttatgcaaattttgtTCGATTCCAAaagagaagatgatgatggaAGTGGAGGCGGAAATTAAAGAGCGGTTGTCCTAAAAGTCTGATCATGATTATGCTTATATTGAGATATGGATAAAATAGTCGAAAATGTCAGATGAATAACTCATATTATTCTTAAATTAGTGTAACACTCATGCGATACATgcctttttttaaatgtaatggAGATTGCAAATTATATTCTATAAACATGCCATCTCTAAATTTTAAACCCAATACTCCTCATTCGGTCATTTCTAATTCAAAAATGttataatagaataataataaaccTACCTAGCTACATAATCTTTTTAAATGCATTTTTAAACaggtaaattaaaaaattacatatatcGTCGACAGCAGGGTTCGAACCTGCGCGGGCGAAGCCCAACAGATTTCAAGTCTGTCTCCTTAACCACTCGGACATATCGACTTTGTTGAAATCTTCCACTCACATTATAATTTCATTAGCAactaatttgtaaatttatcgtcaatatattttatttaagtagTTATGTTTAGTAGAGAAGTTACAGTAGGAGATGTTCAAATTGGtttgatattattaattttatggtagtttttgttattattcaaaatgTTCGTATGTGTGTACTGTGAGAATGTATGCTTCAAAGTTTTTGTCTTATTCAAAATGCTCACAATATGACCATTCGATTACAATATGTTTTCGCCTTTATACAATGCTTTTATACGTGCGTATTGTGAGAATGTacacaacaaaatttatttgtttatttaaataaatgctcACACGTGTTGCAATTCATTTATGATATGTTTTGAGCTTTATTCAAAATGCTCGCAAGTGTGCAGTTCATTTATGATATGTTTACGTATTTATTCATAATGCTCGCAAGTGTGGACACAGTGAGAATACATGTGCCCGAGTTTTAGCCTTTATTCAAATGCTTGCACGTGTGACAATTCATTCATTGATATGTTTTGTCTTTATTCAAGACACTCGCATATGTGATAGttcatttatatttgtatttattcaaATGTTCCCACGTGTGTGCACCGTGAGGATGCATGCAgtaaattttacatatatgtTTAATATGCTCGCACATGAAACCGTTTATGAGGTCTCCGGCTATTACACATGAGCTTGTCTTACTAAAAACGCCATTCAAAATTGTTACGttaatatatagttttatataCAGTCCACTATATTATCCTAATCAGTTACGTCACAGCATGTGATTCATTGATTCTAAAGCTATTTTGAAATATAGCCTTCTAAATAAGTAACCAATATGATTCCGAAAGCTATTTTGAAACACAGCCTTCTAATTAAGCaaccaataataataattaagcaAACTATCATTatacaaatatgaaataaaaccCTAGCAACTAATAAGAgatattactaaaaatatcaaaacaaaattataatcattATTTTACTCTTAACCACAATTAGCATTATATTTTCAAGAGTGAAAAGCAAGGCTAGCCCATCTTACTAACCATAGTTAAAATTTCCGATGCATCTCATGATTAAAAACTAACCATAGTTAGAAATTGCAACAAATGACAAATGCTATAAATTCGATggaaaagaaattgaagaaaagttTAATAAAAGAACAACAAATTACCTATTTTCTACTGAGATCCTTTCCCGAAAATCCAATCTTGGAGAAGATTTTGGAGCAAAATTCGGAAATCtgaaattcaaactcaagtCATGGAATTCGGCGCTTCAATTCTATAGATACCATACGTATCTCTCTCGCTCTTCCCGCAAATTATCCGGTACTGATCACCGATTAgggttttttaatttttccgaCGATTGTAATGTGATGCTATCTATGTACTGATAATGTTGTTTGaggtatatttatttgattttttttcgttttattcTGCGGTATGCGATCGATTTTGGTTTGGGCTGCTGAGGAATTAGCtcgttattttttttttttggtattttgtttattgaatGCAGTTGTCTTTGTGTTGTTTGAAGTAATAGTTAGATTGTTGTGATTCAGGTTGAGGATGGATATGCTAGAATTGTTTAGCTcatgatttcattttgttttctgGAAATTCTGTTGTAGATGGTTTAGGGTTGAGGTTGGGTTGCTTCTGCTCCATGAATTAACTTTGTTTTAGCTGTTGTTGTTGGTTTTGTTTCGTTTAATTGTGATGTTGAGTAGTAACATGGCGCTTTACTGTTGAATTACTTTTTTCGGGAATGAGTGGTTGATTTTATGTTGTGTTAACTTGA
The genomic region above belongs to Salvia hispanica cultivar TCC Black 2014 chromosome 3, UniMelb_Shisp_WGS_1.0, whole genome shotgun sequence and contains:
- the LOC125216151 gene encoding uncharacterized protein LOC125216151 isoform X2 — translated: MESEDGDKYQLLYPLQFPEDYPFTSIFELNFPSLNRPPYRTPLGIPGTMMGHQNHHHQDHQSKVLYELSALVLNIIRSPPTAAPRRRWDALSFQSMTPAGFASLLLGISLSLMLCGSVTFFLGFMLMPWVLGLVVFLYFVGIVSSISMIGRAILCHNPAPPSPTKEIPYSIFRLS
- the LOC125216151 gene encoding uncharacterized protein LOC125216151 isoform X3; protein product: MESEDGDKYQLLYPLQFPEDYPFTSIFELNFPSLNRPPYRTPLGIPGTMMGHQNHHHQDHQSKVLYELSALVLNIIRSPPTAAPRRRWDALSFQSMTPAGFASLLLGISLSLMLCGSVTFFLGFMLMPWVLGLVVFLYFVGIVSSISMIGRAILCHNPAPPSPTKEIPSWKVL
- the LOC125216151 gene encoding uncharacterized protein LOC125216151 isoform X1 gives rise to the protein MESEDGDKYQLLYPLQFPEDYPFTSIFELNFPSLNRPPYRTPLGIPGTMMGHQNHHHQDHQSKVLYELSALVLNIIRSPPTAAPRRRWDALSFQSMTPAGFASLLLGISLSLMLCGSVTFFLGFMLMPWVLGLVVFLYFVGIVSSISMIGRAILCHNPAPPSPTKEIPFRAREGLLG